Below is a genomic region from Zea mays cultivar B73 chromosome 9, Zm-B73-REFERENCE-NAM-5.0, whole genome shotgun sequence.
ACATCCACCTTCCCGATTTGGGAACATTTATGTTACCACGTTATAAATAACATCCCAAGTTCTCATGTTACGTTCCCATTCTTTTGTGGGAACATGGATGCTAAGTTCCAAAATAGGGAATACCATTTACAGACAATTAACTAAGAAACGAAGTTGAAGTAACAAAGTAAGACACTGAGTATGTGACAACATATGTTGCAAGTATCCATGATGTTTAGCATCAAAAGATTAACTTCATTTCAATCAAAGCAAATAAGAAATCCTCTACAACTAAAGGCTATCCCCAGCAGCTTTATCTATCACACATCCTATTTCAAACTCCAGTCTGTAAACATTGCAGTTTGAaatgcaaaacagtgttttgaACGGTTAAACAGTCTGCTGGCCACAGCCTTAAGCATTTAACGGTTTCTGGTTTTCCATGTACCACTAAATAAAGGGGAGGCCAGCAAACTTCACACCTAGCACATGACAATATGATGTATTCAACCAACGTTACATCTAGATGACATCCAAACGAACTACCTTATCACACAGAAAAAGAACTATTAAATAACCAAAAATACTAGAGTGAACCCAGCAAAACAAAAATCACAAGCACCTTATCCTCAGCTAACAAGGGGAGGTGGAGCAGGATCTCGAGAGGCTCTGTGTCCGCCGCCATCACTACAAACTCCGATATGCCCCTATTCAGGGTCTTCGTCGCTGCGCGCAAACACAAAAGACACAAATTGAATAGGAAAGCCCCAGAATCAACATATTACAGAGCAGGACGTGCACAAGGGATTGATTCGGTACCTTCATTCGCTCCCTTCTTAAGCTGTTTGTAGTTGGCGGCCTGCTGGATGATATCGAGGATACCCATCGTCAGCTGCGCATCAGCCAGCGGGTATGCCTTCGGGTTCACCACGGACTCCATCGCAGGGGCGGGATCTAATAAAGAGAAATGTGTGAACACATGTACACCATATAGTTTTTGCAAAAAGCTAAAAAATTTAGAAGTTAAATAGGCATCAAATAGCTTGAGGCTAGAGTTTGAAAACTCGGTTTCGCACAGCAGACAGGGAAGAGAAGGGGGTGGAAATACCTGGTGGGCGCTGTTCGCCGCTGAAGATATCGGCGAAGGGCGGCGGCGGTAGTCCAGGCTCGGTGGTGGTGGCGTACTGGCGGAATCGCAGGCTAGCGGCTGGAGTACCGTGGGGGAGCCGGGAGCAGAGGCCGAGGCTGGAGGCGGTTAGGGTTCCTTCGCGCTATATATATCCGGCTGGTTTAGGTTGGGCTTTTAATGGGCCTTCTCTTTCCAAACTGAGACGAATGTGAAGCGGCCTAGCGGGGAACGGCCTTTAATCGCTCTTGACCGATTTCTTTCCACCATGGCCCCAACACTTTCGAGCGTCTGTAGGCCGCATCTGATCGGAGTCAAGATGGGCATGGAATTACAGCATTTCAGTTTCTGTTCACCGAGGTCATGCCTTCATGCATTCATCCATCTATTCGTTACAGGGATGTGAAGAGAGAGGAGCTGGGAAGGGGTAgaatctctactactacttatgtAAGTAACGTAGGCGTCCACAGAGGAaattggtgcacggttctgcctttCTCCACGCTCGCCGTGAATCTCGCCGGTCTGCCAAATCCGTCGCGAATCTCGCCACAAAGCTTCCATCCATGGCTGTCGCGACGGAAATCTCGCCCGCCCGCGAGATCCACCCCCGTCCATGGCAGGCTCGGCTTTAGATTTCGTCCTCCCCGGCCTCGATACCCCACCGTGCGTGGTGCGGGTGGTTTCGAGGACGGGCAAGCGCCACCCCGCTCGCTGCCGATCCCAATCCGGCTACAGCCGCCCCGCCTGCGGGGTCTCCCTCCGACCGCTCCCCCCGCCCTCCATGGCAGGCTCCATGGTGGACCGCGCCACCAGCGACATGCTCATCAGCCCGGACTGGGCTAAGAACATGGAAATCTGTGACATCTGCAATCGCGACCCCGGGTACGTACCCCCACTCCCCCCGCTCTGATCCTTCTCAGATTCGGGCTGCTCCGCCACCGGGTTCCCTCCCTCCCGCGAGATTCCATGCTTACCGCCGATAGAGGTCGTCTTATCTCGGTCGCGCCTGCGATCAAATGTTGTTTTTATGCCGTGGAGCCGTGTGATTCCCGACACGTTCGCCCTTCTCGGAGTTCAGGTTTCGGCCAGAGGCGCTCTGTGCTGCTCCAATTATGAACTACTCGCCACAGATGTTTCTGCCAGGATCATCATTCCCCCTTGGAACCGATTCTTGGCAATGCCAGGCGGCAACGTTGGAGGCACAGTGTGGCTTTGCAGCATGCTCTTGGCACCAGTGGTATGGTGTGGTGTGGTGCTGATAGACTGACCGACGACAGAATGAGATCCATGCAGCAGCTTCTTTCAAATCCACAAAATTTTCTCAGTGGAGAACACCAGCACCTTCTTTCCTGTGAAAGATTTTTTTCTTCCCTTGGCGAATTCATTTCCATTTTGCCCAATCACACAGTCTGTTGCGCAGGTGTTTCAATTTCTTTCGCTCTTTTGTCCAGTCTCCACTGTTCGTTGAGCAGCCAGCGTTCTCGATTTCTTCACTGTTTTGGATCTGTTGTACAGGTCGGACTGTAGCTGCCGCTGCGCAGCGTGATTCATGGTCGGAACAGCTCTGAGGAACCCACGCTCGAAAGAAAACCAATAGAACTGCATCGACCGCAAATGCTGTCGTCTTTCGCCATATGCAGCTCCTGCGACGATGAACAGTGATCATTCCAGGCTTACCATCGATGCTTAGTGATCCTTAGACGACACACAGTACAGGGATTCTATCATCACACTGTAGATGCTCAAGAGAGAGTAGGGTTGGGCATTCACGAGTCTCGACTACAAGCTCGAGCAGATTGTCAGTGTTAAAAGACAGATTTCAATAGCGTCGCAGATTCTCCGTTTGCTTTCTCATGTCTTTTAGTTGGAAAAAACAAAAACTTTTAGTAGTATCCGATCTTACAGTACAGGGGGCTTCATTCGCTCATTATTGGGCAATCCCCGGTTTGCCTATTAGTGCTCCATGCTCCATTTGTTGATTAGCATGTGCCAAAATGAAATGCTACAGGTGAGGCCCCCTACAACATCTTAACTAGGTGCTGTCCTCATCTTCCAAATTAGTGCATGCTGCATGTATGAGCGAAAATATCCACAAATAATTTTACAACTGTCAAAAAATTTCAGCAGTGAACCGAACAAATCTGCTGGCATTCAAATGTTTTGATTCAACATATGGCAATATATTTGAGCCTCTGATTCTGCTGGCAATTGATTCACGAATGCATTTTGTTTTTATTTGATTCATGGCCAGCAATTGGGACTGGATATCGAACATTCTGCTGGACTCAAATGATATAGCTTGCACTAGGTTCCTCATGTTCATTTCATTTCCCCCGAACAGAATTTGTGATGTCACAGAGTAGGGATGATGATGATCTATATCAAAAAAAAGACTAGGTTCCTCATGTTCCTCATAGTCCTCTCCATAAAGCACTAGGTTCCATCATCCTGCCTCTGCCTCTCTTGTATAGTTTCTTCCATTCAAAGTGAGCAGCAGTACTTGATTGATGTCTTGTGTTCAGAAAGTATACTACCATTCTGGCAGACTTCGGCTTAACCCGAACCTGTACGAGAGCGGGAAAGTGTGTCTGAGCCTTCTGAACACCTGGTGGGGCAAGGGGTGCGAGAAGTGGGGCAAGTCGAGCTCCACCATGCTGCAGGTTCTGGTCTCCATCCAGGGCCTCGTGCTGAATGATAGGCCATACTTCAATGAGCCAGGATACAAGAACTCGGCTGAAACGACAGGTGGTGAGAGGTGTTCCTTGGCTTACAATCAGACGGCCTTCGTCAGATCATGCAAGACGATGCTGTATTCACTCCGGAAGCCTCCAATGGTGAACTGAACAAATATGAATGGATACTTCATCTCTTGATTGATTGATTGATTGGTTGATATAGCTTCATCTCCTTCCCTGCAGCATTTTGAGACCCTTGTGTTGTGGCACTTCCACGAGCATGAGCGTGCCATCCTCGACGCTTGCAGGGCTTACATGTCTGGGACAGTCGTTGGGTCGTCTGCTGGGACTGGGAGCAACCGCAGATACGTCCATGACAAGTGCTTTGCAGAATTCCACAAGTCGCTGATGCTCTACACTGAACATCTCAGGGCTGAGTTTGCTGCAAACAGAAGACGAGTGATGGAGCTGGAAACAGAAGACGAGATCGTGCCTAGCATAGCAGCTAGCGTGAAATCGTGTTGAAGGCAAATGCCCCACGGTGTTGCTCTCATCATCAGATATTTGCTGCCTTAGCTATTTCTAGCTTCATTCTACTTCATTCATGTCAAGTGAATAATCTAATTCATGGCAATTGTACCTGTCTCTATATCTAATGAATATGTCCTCTCTTTTGAAAGTACTAGGTGTAtgtccgtgcgttgctacggaataaACATGTTATGATGAGATGCAGAAGCATTAATTATCGTTCTATGCTTTTGTTAGCTTGCGGTTGATTTTGATGAGATATAATTGATGAGATATAATTGAAGGATTCCAGGTCCAAACAGACGGCCAAGGAAGTTTCATCGAATAATGGTATAGGAATGAACGCTGCTAGCTTGCATGATGGCTTGGATGGTAGTTGAGAGGATGATGAGCTGAACAGGGCAAATGGTGTGGTGCCTGCTGAGGAATTA
It encodes:
- the LOC103640386 gene encoding probable ubiquitin-conjugating enzyme E2 26, which translates into the protein MSCVQKVYYHSGRLRLNPNLYESGKVCLSLLNTWWGKGCEKWGKSSSTMLQVLVSIQGLVLNDRPYFNEPGYKNSAETTGGERCSLAYNQTAFVRSCKTMLYSLRKPPMHFETLVLWHFHEHERAILDACRAYMSGTVVGSSAGTGSNRRYVHDKCFAEFHKSLMLYTEHLRAEFAANRRRVMELETEDEIVPSIAASVKSC
- the LOC100303837 gene encoding NHP2-like protein 1; the protein is MESVVNPKAYPLADAQLTMGILDIIQQAANYKQLKKGANEATKTLNRGISEFVVMAADTEPLEILLHLPLLAEDKNVPYVFVPSKQALGRACGVTRPVIACSVTSNEGSQLKLQIQGLKDSIEKLLI